A DNA window from Aureibaculum sp. 2308TA14-22 contains the following coding sequences:
- a CDS encoding sensor histidine kinase: protein MKTNQQIKKRILNLLILGVFLLTFLHSTKLLAQQIDPDYISINDGLAAPNVKDVFQDSFGLIWIATTNGLQKYDGYTFETFKNKPGKPNSLQNNNLWSLAEDDEHNLWIGTDAGVSKLDRVKKNFTNYDFTTIFNLPPGIGAVFNIYIDSQKTIWATSRSAELVYYDKESNTWKPADYNILDLPEDSITNNTTFAITEDANEGLWLGSFTYGLMHRAKNENKFKPVIFEDTETVDFASNVNGITALFVDNQNKVWITSRNGVFKYDPIKNKLKTLQTYSVNQVNLWDHLNDIMQDNEGNIWIANNFRGILKFKGISDEFQVIPVNGVYLAKGIGLSVTFSHFIIDKSGIFWMASINKGILTHNPESKPFIQYTHDASNDQSISMDGIFGLLSSKVNPNTLYVGTRGKGLNIFNEKNQTFKQVKYKVINDTYDGAVRGIGELSDGTVYLGSWGDGLIELDKNWNEKRRFVHDEKDEKSISHNQVRVLKTDAKNNFWVGTAFGLNYFDTKQGTFRRITSSYFHTYPDELLDKINNWSNSDKTVAKFLAVTDNQNLSKSFEITESGSYLAVSIGEGDVGSMADFGHLQNAAKDTLWISNNFYNTKHAGGGLKNRIEIEQIELEPGNYELKYRSDDSHSFGVWNEAAPDKTKIYGAILIHLNAADKTLVETLLKKDSDKMVINGSNILSMKLTNEFLWVGTGSGGLNKINLKDNSVKSYRADPTIENAISSNAIFDIDIDENGFVWIATDQGLNKLDPNTDIFTHYDETDGLPTNLLESVVVGKNGEMWLSTQNGLSQMVTSKTMGKVTFINYSSEDGLGGDSFISQAAVVTPEGRFYFGGEHGLNAVSKIKTNDDPPKLILSNLLISNQSVYDMGEDSPLKTNLLTTDTITMAHDQNNLSFEFAALHYANPKKNQYAHILKGYDKDWIYDNRNYASYTNLDPGNYEFIIRASNAYGVWNEEGKSIYINIKSPWFKTWWAYAAYAILLGLLFFALDRWQRRKLILKERQRSQIREMELRTEAAESDAKALQAENERKKNVEMLSEIGKKITSSLDLDDIFHKLYEHVNELADASIFGVGIYHPEKKQIEYRLAMEKGKSYPVYFRDTTDKNQFPVWCIENQKSVFMNDVQLEYKNYIEHYQEPETVFKDGSKTEEPESMIYLPLISKKRVLGVITIQSFEKNAYTNYHLNLLQNLASYTAIALDNADAYTALKATQSQLIQSEKMASLGELTAGIAHEIQNPLNFVNNFSEISNELIDEMNEEIEKGDLEEAKFIAKDIKQNLEKINHHGKRADAIVKGMLHHSRSSSGQKEPTDINLLADEYLRLAYHGLRAKDKSFNATLKTDFDDTMGKIEVVPQDMGRVILNLITNAFYAVNERKNQNQEGYVPTVSIVTKKKAGKMEISVEDNGNGIPQKILDKIFQPFFTTKPTGQGTGLGLSISYDIIKAHGGKLKIETKEGKGTKFIINLPKFMANN, encoded by the coding sequence ATGAAAACAAATCAACAAATAAAAAAGCGAATTCTTAATCTTCTAATTTTAGGTGTATTCCTTTTAACTTTTTTGCATTCAACTAAATTATTGGCTCAACAAATTGACCCTGATTATATTTCCATTAATGATGGTTTGGCGGCTCCCAATGTGAAAGATGTTTTTCAGGATAGCTTTGGACTCATTTGGATTGCCACAACCAATGGCTTGCAAAAATATGACGGTTATACTTTTGAAACTTTTAAAAATAAACCTGGAAAACCCAATAGTTTGCAAAACAATAATCTTTGGAGTTTAGCCGAAGATGACGAACATAATCTTTGGATAGGGACCGATGCTGGTGTCTCCAAATTGGATAGGGTTAAAAAAAACTTTACTAACTACGATTTTACTACAATATTTAACCTTCCTCCAGGAATTGGTGCCGTTTTTAATATCTATATAGATTCTCAAAAAACAATTTGGGCAACTTCAAGATCAGCAGAGCTGGTTTATTACGACAAAGAAAGTAATACATGGAAACCAGCAGACTATAATATACTTGATTTACCAGAAGATAGTATAACCAATAATACAACCTTTGCAATAACAGAAGATGCCAATGAAGGTCTTTGGTTGGGTTCCTTCACATATGGATTGATGCATCGTGCTAAAAATGAAAACAAATTTAAACCAGTAATTTTTGAGGACACCGAAACTGTTGATTTTGCCAGTAATGTCAATGGTATCACCGCTTTATTTGTCGACAACCAAAACAAAGTTTGGATTACCTCTAGAAATGGTGTTTTTAAATATGACCCTATAAAAAATAAGTTAAAAACCCTACAAACTTATAGTGTAAATCAAGTAAATCTTTGGGATCATTTGAATGATATTATGCAAGATAATGAGGGTAATATTTGGATAGCCAATAACTTTCGAGGCATATTGAAATTTAAAGGAATTTCAGATGAGTTTCAAGTTATTCCAGTAAACGGAGTATATCTGGCAAAAGGCATAGGATTGAGTGTGACTTTTTCACATTTTATTATCGATAAAAGTGGTATTTTTTGGATGGCCAGTATAAACAAAGGTATTTTAACACATAATCCAGAAAGTAAACCTTTTATTCAGTATACCCACGATGCGAGTAATGACCAAAGTATCAGTATGGATGGCATATTTGGATTACTCTCTTCTAAAGTAAATCCAAACACACTCTATGTTGGTACACGTGGAAAAGGTCTAAATATTTTTAACGAAAAGAATCAAACCTTCAAACAGGTAAAATATAAAGTAATAAATGATACTTACGATGGTGCTGTCCGTGGCATTGGCGAACTTTCTGATGGCACTGTTTATTTAGGGTCTTGGGGTGATGGCCTTATTGAGCTAGATAAAAACTGGAACGAAAAAAGACGATTTGTTCATGACGAAAAAGATGAAAAAAGTATTTCACACAATCAGGTTCGAGTTTTAAAAACAGATGCCAAAAATAACTTTTGGGTGGGTACTGCTTTTGGGCTTAATTATTTTGACACTAAACAAGGTACATTTAGGCGAATTACCAGTTCCTATTTTCACACCTATCCTGACGAACTTTTAGATAAAATTAATAACTGGAGTAATAGTGACAAAACCGTTGCCAAATTTTTAGCTGTAACCGATAATCAAAATCTTAGTAAATCTTTTGAAATAACCGAGTCTGGTAGTTACCTCGCAGTATCTATAGGCGAGGGAGATGTAGGTAGTATGGCTGATTTTGGTCATTTACAAAATGCCGCTAAAGATACGTTGTGGATTTCAAATAATTTTTATAACACTAAACATGCCGGTGGTGGACTAAAAAACAGGATTGAAATAGAGCAAATTGAACTTGAGCCTGGCAATTACGAACTTAAATATCGTTCTGATGATAGCCATAGTTTCGGGGTTTGGAATGAAGCAGCACCAGATAAAACTAAAATTTATGGTGCCATTCTTATTCACTTAAATGCTGCCGACAAAACTTTGGTTGAAACTCTTTTAAAGAAGGATTCGGATAAAATGGTTATCAACGGTAGCAACATCCTTTCAATGAAACTAACAAATGAATTTCTTTGGGTGGGTACAGGTTCGGGTGGACTCAATAAAATTAATTTAAAAGACAATTCTGTCAAATCATATCGTGCAGATCCAACTATCGAAAATGCTATTAGTAGCAATGCTATATTTGATATTGATATAGATGAAAATGGGTTTGTCTGGATTGCTACAGACCAAGGTTTAAACAAATTAGACCCAAACACAGATATTTTTACACATTATGATGAAACCGACGGTTTACCCACCAATTTATTAGAATCAGTAGTTGTTGGAAAAAATGGCGAAATGTGGTTATCGACCCAAAACGGATTGTCACAAATGGTAACTAGTAAAACAATGGGTAAAGTCACTTTTATAAACTATAGTTCAGAAGATGGTCTTGGCGGAGACTCCTTTATTTCACAAGCGGCTGTAGTAACACCAGAAGGCAGGTTTTACTTTGGCGGCGAACATGGCTTAAATGCCGTTAGTAAAATAAAAACCAATGATGATCCTCCAAAATTAATTTTATCAAATCTTTTAATTTCTAACCAGTCGGTTTATGATATGGGCGAAGATTCCCCGCTTAAAACTAATTTGCTCACAACCGATACCATAACGATGGCACATGATCAAAATAATTTGAGTTTTGAATTTGCTGCCTTGCATTACGCCAATCCTAAAAAAAATCAATATGCACATATACTCAAAGGATATGACAAGGATTGGATATATGACAATCGGAATTACGCTTCATATACAAATCTTGACCCGGGCAATTATGAATTTATTATTCGTGCCTCTAATGCCTATGGCGTTTGGAATGAAGAAGGTAAATCAATTTATATAAACATCAAATCACCTTGGTTTAAAACCTGGTGGGCCTATGCTGCATATGCTATTCTCTTAGGATTATTATTTTTCGCTCTAGATCGATGGCAACGTAGAAAATTAATCTTGAAGGAACGACAACGTTCCCAAATTCGGGAAATGGAACTCCGTACCGAAGCGGCAGAATCGGATGCCAAAGCCTTACAGGCAGAAAATGAACGAAAAAAAAATGTAGAAATGTTGAGTGAAATTGGTAAAAAAATAACATCTTCTCTAGACTTGGACGATATATTCCACAAATTATACGAGCATGTCAATGAGTTGGCAGATGCCTCAATTTTTGGGGTTGGCATCTATCACCCAGAAAAAAAACAAATAGAGTACCGTTTGGCTATGGAGAAAGGGAAGTCTTATCCAGTCTACTTCAGGGACACTACCGATAAAAATCAATTTCCAGTATGGTGTATCGAGAACCAAAAGTCAGTCTTTATGAATGATGTGCAATTGGAGTATAAAAATTATATTGAACACTACCAAGAACCTGAAACGGTCTTTAAAGACGGATCCAAAACAGAAGAGCCCGAGTCTATGATCTATTTACCTTTAATATCTAAAAAACGGGTACTTGGGGTGATTACCATCCAGAGCTTTGAAAAAAATGCATATACAAACTACCATTTAAATCTGTTACAAAATTTAGCTTCCTATACCGCAATTGCCTTGGACAATGCCGATGCATATACCGCGTTAAAGGCTACCCAATCGCAATTGATTCAGTCGGAAAAAATGGCAAGTTTGGGTGAACTCACTGCTGGCATTGCTCACGAAATCCAAAATCCATTAAATTTTGTAAATAATTTTAGTGAAATCAGTAATGAACTGATTGATGAAATGAATGAAGAAATTGAAAAAGGTGATTTGGAAGAAGCAAAATTCATAGCTAAAGACATTAAACAAAATCTTGAAAAAATAAACCATCACGGTAAGCGAGCCGATGCCATTGTAAAAGGCATGTTACACCATAGCCGAAGTAGCAGTGGACAAAAAGAACCTACTGATATTAATTTACTGGCAGATGAATATCTACGTCTAGCATATCACGGATTACGTGCAAAGGATAAAAGTTTTAATGCTACTCTGAAAACAGATTTTGATGACACTATGGGAAAAATAGAGGTCGTTCCACAAGATATGGGTCGGGTAATTCTCAATCTTATTACCAATGCATTTTACGCGGTAAATGAACGCAAAAATCAGAACCAAGAAGGTTATGTGCCAACCGTTTCTATTGTCACAAAAAAGAAAGCTGGAAAAATGGAAATTTCAGTTGAAGATAATGGTAATGGTATTCCGCAAAAAATATTAGATAAAATATTTCAGCCTTTTTTCACCACAAAACCTACAGGACAGGGAACCGGATTGGGTTTAAGTATTAGCTACGATATTATAAAGGCACATGGTGGCAAATTAAAAATTGAAACTAAAGAAGGAAAGGGAACAAAATTTATAATTAATTTGCCTAAATTCATGGCCAACAACTAA
- a CDS encoding DUF1624 domain-containing protein produces the protein MTIKSTRIESIDILRGVVMVIMALDHVRAYFHYGSFYIDPTNLETTNSTLFFTRFITHFCAPVFVFLAGTSAFLYGSKKTKPQLFKFLFTRGIWLIFLELVVNTLIWTFDLTYSFPIVQVIWAIGVSMVCLSFLIYLPKKVILAIGIILVAGHNALDGIVMEGQNIQSMIWYILHQQKLLVFSPDSIFYIHYPLIPWIGLMALGYLFGNFYKKDFPSKVRKKWLLFIGFGAIILFFGLRALNVYGDLVPWTTQESTTRTIISFFNVTKYPPSLLYLSITMGPSLLFLYTIETTKNKLTNFFLIFGRVPLFYYFLHVLVIHILAIAGLLIFGGNWQDMILGAESFLSQNLLTYGYSLFAVYVVWIGVVLLLYPFCKKYMIYKTNNKDKWWLSYL, from the coding sequence ATGACGATAAAATCAACCCGAATTGAATCCATTGACATCTTGAGAGGTGTTGTAATGGTTATTATGGCTTTAGACCATGTGCGTGCTTATTTCCATTACGGTTCTTTCTATATAGACCCAACCAATTTAGAAACGACAAACTCAACGCTTTTTTTCACTCGTTTTATTACACATTTCTGTGCACCGGTATTTGTATTTTTGGCAGGAACTTCCGCTTTTCTATATGGCAGTAAAAAAACAAAACCGCAGCTCTTCAAATTTTTGTTTACAAGAGGTATTTGGCTCATTTTTCTAGAACTTGTCGTTAATACTTTGATATGGACTTTTGACCTTACCTATAGCTTCCCTATTGTTCAGGTTATTTGGGCTATTGGTGTGAGTATGGTTTGCCTATCATTTTTGATTTACTTACCCAAAAAAGTGATTCTCGCTATTGGTATTATTCTCGTTGCAGGTCATAATGCTCTGGATGGTATTGTGATGGAAGGACAAAATATTCAATCCATGATTTGGTATATTTTGCACCAACAAAAATTATTGGTTTTCAGTCCAGATTCAATATTCTATATTCACTATCCATTAATTCCATGGATTGGGTTAATGGCATTAGGCTATTTATTCGGAAATTTTTATAAAAAGGATTTTCCTTCTAAGGTTCGTAAAAAGTGGCTCTTGTTCATTGGATTTGGAGCCATTATTTTGTTTTTTGGCTTAAGAGCATTAAATGTTTACGGCGATTTGGTGCCTTGGACAACACAGGAATCTACAACCAGAACTATCATCTCATTTTTTAACGTAACCAAATACCCACCTTCTTTATTATACCTGAGTATTACAATGGGGCCATCACTTTTATTTTTATATACCATTGAAACCACCAAAAACAAATTGACCAATTTCTTTTTGATCTTTGGTCGTGTTCCTTTATTTTACTATTTCTTGCATGTATTAGTAATTCATATACTTGCCATCGCAGGATTATTGATTTTTGGAGGTAATTGGCAAGACATGATTCTGGGTGCGGAATCCTTTCTGAGTCAAAATTTATTGACCTATGGTTATTCACTCTTTGCAGTCTATGTGGTCTGGATCGGTGTAGTGCTTTTGCTTTACCCTTTCTGTAAAAAATATATGATTTATAAAACAAACAATAAAGATAAATGGTGGTTGAGCTATTTATAA
- a CDS encoding nuclear transport factor 2 family protein yields MKNLKTTMLFALILFLAPIISNAQDASLEFENAESARKIVVDYIKALQAGDIATMSEKLDPNAMIYGLGGGLDSLTVEQHTAYFKNSTDTYKHAITQDLYLPVKVTDNWNAGEWVLAWGTNTVTHKTSGNKIVIPYHTVSLVANDKITFIRYFYDMANIMKNSGWTLTPPE; encoded by the coding sequence ATGAAAAATTTAAAAACAACAATGCTATTCGCATTAATTTTATTTCTAGCACCCATAATTTCTAATGCTCAAGATGCAAGCTTAGAATTTGAAAATGCGGAATCCGCACGAAAAATTGTCGTGGATTATATTAAGGCCTTACAAGCCGGTGATATAGCTACAATGAGTGAAAAATTAGACCCAAATGCTATGATTTATGGATTAGGTGGCGGTTTAGATTCACTTACAGTTGAGCAACATACTGCATATTTTAAAAATAGTACTGACACCTACAAACATGCTATAACTCAAGATCTTTATTTACCCGTTAAAGTAACGGATAATTGGAACGCCGGTGAGTGGGTTTTAGCTTGGGGAACGAATACTGTTACACATAAAACGTCTGGAAATAAAATAGTAATACCTTACCATACCGTTAGTTTAGTTGCTAATGATAAAATTACATTTATACGTTATTTTTATGATATGGCAAACATTATGAAAAATTCGGGTTGGACTTTGACGCCACCAGAATAA
- a CDS encoding nuclear transport factor 2 family protein: MKILKTVFLLGLAIVLFVACEKQEKRYTQQSPEIETVKKHIENYNSKNYDISVFADTSKTYFNSKDNPILSKDIIAYHKTNDVNYSSRGFTGEDPDYEMVITDDGDTWVNCWLNWKATLVGNGKEINIPIHLTYQFIDGKIVKELGYWDGTEVAMNLQAIEAAKNNSESE; the protein is encoded by the coding sequence ATGAAAATTTTAAAAACAGTATTCTTATTAGGACTTGCTATAGTTCTATTTGTTGCTTGTGAAAAACAAGAAAAAAGATATACGCAACAATCTCCGGAGATTGAAACCGTAAAAAAACACATAGAGAACTATAATTCCAAAAATTATGATATATCAGTATTTGCCGATACTTCTAAAACCTATTTCAACTCAAAGGATAACCCAATCCTTTCAAAAGATATTATTGCTTATCATAAAACAAATGATGTCAATTATTCCAGTAGAGGTTTTACCGGTGAAGATCCAGATTACGAAATGGTGATAACTGACGATGGTGATACTTGGGTAAATTGTTGGTTAAATTGGAAAGCAACTTTGGTCGGGAATGGCAAAGAAATAAATATACCAATTCATTTGACATATCAATTTATAGATGGAAAAATTGTAAAAGAACTTGGATATTGGGATGGGACGGAAGTCGCAATGAATCTTCAGGCAATCGAGGCTGCAAAAAACAATTCAGAGTCTGAGTAA
- a CDS encoding ester cyclase has product MRITLAIYGIMTLLFFSCTQTIQKKSNARIGTIDTNISNYLIAQNSIKENEVENLLTRNFIRNINGIEMVSNINEHKANMNIFLNRFPDMVLTFSTKLIKDNQAYIGWTFTGTNTGTFGELKATGKKVKISGISHLYFDESNKIYKEDVFYNELDLIQQLGYTLNPPITE; this is encoded by the coding sequence ATGAGAATTACTTTAGCTATTTACGGGATTATGACCTTACTATTTTTCTCTTGTACGCAAACAATTCAAAAAAAATCTAACGCTCGCATTGGCACAATTGACACCAATATTTCAAATTATTTAATTGCACAAAATAGTATTAAAGAAAATGAAGTTGAGAATCTGCTTACGAGAAATTTTATAAGGAATATAAATGGGATTGAAATGGTATCTAATATCAACGAGCACAAAGCTAATATGAATATTTTTCTTAATAGGTTTCCTGATATGGTCTTAACATTTTCTACCAAACTGATCAAGGACAATCAAGCTTATATTGGTTGGACTTTTACAGGGACTAATACAGGGACTTTTGGAGAACTTAAAGCAACAGGTAAAAAAGTAAAAATTAGTGGAATCTCACATCTTTATTTTGATGAAAGTAACAAAATTTATAAAGAAGATGTGTTTTATAATGAATTGGATTTAATACAGCAACTAGGCTACACTTTAAACCCACCAATAACCGAATAA
- a CDS encoding sensor histidine kinase, translating into MRKYFKFIFFLNIVAILNSNFCFAQIIDLSKENPYSQVFIYTDNFGASYLDTLESALPMIKTDAVKFSILNDLAYYWHTRNLNKALNITETGLKITSTKKDSLWHGRFQITQGAILLRMEKLDSAFLVLQEAKNKVSKHDLPKLYTELGYVFERKGLIGKAADYALESLRLGEELQDKRAIALAYSDLSNLFWKQSKFDKGLEYGLKSIAFFEELRMNSLDYDFTLYVVGNNYLALKQEKEALNYYEHAIAIGERYGFYNNLSDIYISLIDLYAFLNEFEKAESAGKNAIKYAQLLNNNFLLMRSWLSLGKTQNLEGKYSSAIESLQKSITIATADFGDNYYLSKAYSSLGRAYAGNHNYQEAYVAFAEYDRLKNKIFTAEADERISLLQTEFEVSQKENTIKLQEAEIKKQKTRQTLITIISFLLLLVIGLLFSWFHTNQKKRKLLQLQNREKEFLLKEIHHRVKNNLEIVSSLLALQSAQIKDSKIVDVMQHSQNRVQAMSMIHQKLYKRNNLSKVEMKDYFMNLSSHVLDSFGVDNRVSVECDMKPLEVDIDMAVPLGLIVNELLTNAMKYAFPDNRKGKITINLKKTTNAIYSLSFEDNGIGLQPNKKTESDGFGTQLINLLVTQLGGKITRTSNQGTAIYCEFHYEKAA; encoded by the coding sequence ATGAGAAAATATTTTAAGTTTATATTTTTTTTAAATATCGTTGCTATTTTAAATAGCAATTTTTGTTTTGCTCAAATCATAGATTTAAGTAAAGAAAACCCCTATAGTCAAGTATTTATTTATACCGATAATTTTGGAGCTTCCTATTTAGATACGCTAGAAAGTGCTCTGCCAATGATAAAAACTGACGCTGTAAAGTTCTCCATATTAAACGATTTGGCTTATTACTGGCATACTCGTAATTTGAATAAAGCTTTAAATATTACAGAGACAGGTTTAAAAATTACCAGTACAAAGAAAGATTCACTTTGGCATGGTAGGTTTCAAATAACACAAGGTGCTATTTTGTTACGAATGGAAAAATTGGATAGTGCTTTTTTGGTGTTACAAGAAGCTAAAAATAAAGTTAGTAAGCACGATTTGCCCAAATTATATACAGAGCTGGGTTATGTTTTTGAACGTAAAGGTTTAATCGGCAAGGCTGCGGATTATGCGTTGGAATCACTCAGATTGGGTGAAGAATTACAAGATAAAAGAGCCATTGCCTTGGCATATAGCGATTTAAGTAATTTATTCTGGAAGCAATCTAAATTTGATAAAGGATTGGAATATGGTTTAAAATCAATTGCCTTTTTTGAGGAATTAAGGATGAACAGTTTGGATTATGACTTTACCTTATATGTAGTAGGCAATAATTATTTGGCACTGAAACAAGAAAAAGAAGCCCTAAATTATTACGAACACGCCATTGCCATTGGCGAACGCTACGGTTTTTATAATAATTTAAGCGATATTTATATTTCTTTAATTGATTTGTATGCCTTTTTAAACGAATTTGAAAAGGCAGAATCGGCAGGAAAAAATGCAATTAAATATGCTCAATTGCTCAATAATAATTTTTTACTAATGCGTTCTTGGTTGTCTTTAGGGAAAACTCAAAACTTAGAAGGAAAATATTCAAGTGCCATAGAAAGCTTACAGAAATCGATTACTATAGCAACCGCTGATTTTGGCGATAACTATTATTTGAGCAAAGCCTATAGTAGTTTAGGCAGGGCATATGCCGGTAATCACAACTATCAGGAAGCCTATGTCGCTTTTGCAGAATACGATCGGCTAAAGAATAAAATTTTTACAGCAGAAGCTGATGAGCGAATTTCTTTGTTACAAACGGAATTTGAAGTGTCTCAAAAAGAGAATACCATTAAACTGCAAGAAGCCGAAATTAAAAAACAAAAAACCAGACAAACTCTAATAACCATAATATCGTTTTTGCTGTTACTTGTTATTGGATTGCTTTTTAGTTGGTTCCATACAAATCAAAAAAAAAGAAAATTGTTGCAACTACAGAATAGAGAGAAAGAATTTTTATTAAAAGAAATTCATCATCGTGTAAAAAATAATTTGGAAATAGTTTCAAGTTTATTGGCATTGCAATCCGCCCAAATAAAAGACTCAAAAATTGTTGATGTAATGCAACACAGTCAAAATAGAGTACAGGCCATGAGTATGATTCATCAAAAATTATATAAACGCAATAATTTGTCAAAGGTTGAAATGAAGGACTATTTTATGAATTTGAGTTCGCACGTTCTTGACTCTTTCGGTGTTGATAATCGTGTTTCTGTAGAGTGCGATATGAAACCGCTTGAGGTGGATATAGATATGGCAGTTCCCTTGGGGCTAATAGTAAATGAGCTTTTGACAAATGCTATGAAGTATGCTTTTCCCGATAATAGGAAGGGTAAAATAACAATCAACCTAAAAAAAACAACCAATGCTATTTATAGCTTGAGTTTTGAGGATAACGGTATTGGATTGCAACCTAATAAAAAAACAGAAAGTGATGGCTTTGGAACTCAATTAATTAACCTTTTGGTTACGCAGCTTGGTGGAAAAATCACAAGAACCTCTAACCAGGGAACTGCTATTTATTGCGAATTTCATTATGAAAAGGCTGCTTAA
- a CDS encoding LytR/AlgR family response regulator transcription factor, which produces MPIPVKIFIVEDEMIIAANISLQLQKLGYEVTGIVPRGEEALAHIKDNVPDIILMDVQLKGKLNGIETVKLIQTKYNIPIIYLTANTDDFHFNQAKITKPAAFISKPFKNLDLQRAIELTVNEQIAKKEIRKTINPYLLDDCVFVKDHDKMVKIAIKKIYYIEADRNYCRIFSKHKEFLIVSTLKDINEKLPEAHFLRVHRSYIVNLSKIDEVAGTHLIVSKKVIPFSKTFREALLDRLQTI; this is translated from the coding sequence ATGCCTATACCTGTAAAAATTTTTATTGTAGAAGATGAAATGATCATTGCGGCCAATATTTCTTTGCAATTGCAAAAGTTAGGTTATGAGGTTACTGGCATTGTACCAAGGGGCGAAGAGGCATTAGCACATATAAAAGATAATGTTCCCGATATTATATTGATGGATGTCCAACTTAAAGGTAAACTTAACGGAATCGAAACAGTTAAACTTATTCAGACCAAATATAATATTCCCATTATTTATCTAACCGCTAATACTGACGACTTTCATTTTAATCAAGCCAAGATTACAAAACCCGCAGCTTTTATCTCTAAACCTTTTAAAAACCTAGATTTACAACGTGCAATAGAACTAACAGTAAATGAACAAATCGCTAAAAAAGAAATAAGAAAAACTATAAACCCTTATCTGTTAGATGATTGTGTTTTTGTTAAAGATCATGATAAGATGGTGAAAATTGCCATCAAAAAGATCTATTACATTGAAGCTGATCGTAATTACTGCCGTATTTTCTCTAAGCATAAAGAATTCTTAATTGTTAGTACTCTTAAGGATATTAATGAAAAACTTCCGGAAGCTCACTTTTTAAGAGTACACCGATCTTATATTGTCAACCTTTCAAAAATTGATGAAGTAGCTGGAACCCATTTAATAGTTTCAAAAAAAGTGATTCCGTTTAGTAAAACATTTCGTGAGGCATTGTTAGACAGGCTTCAAACTATTTAA